A region from the Lolium perenne isolate Kyuss_39 chromosome 4, Kyuss_2.0, whole genome shotgun sequence genome encodes:
- the LOC127348115 gene encoding uncharacterized protein — MLLPTTQLIEPSSFQDLDDSISFGWVESAKASPSSEHLVDDVRHAFGSPGSSVIDMYPAELFTVRGTTAMTSDFDFHLPVVPDGTESPTLLVSASRVLRGGHLLPCEPGGVAQEHGDGVDVVPSMTQWSDSSSLFDTAHNMLRSCTSAMSDAGSKLSWRQRPPWADRSSSSSPPRKVLPSYLRFLVPLYRKVRALRPARTRVVAPTAPSATLGSTASAIEWCHGNANAAIDDAILYCKKSSAQDIL; from the exons ATGCTCCTACCCACGACTCAACTCATCGAGCCTAGCTCGTTTCAGGACCTCGACGACAGCATCTCCTTCGGGTGGGTCGAATCCGCCAAGGCGTCGCCCTCCTCGGAGCACCTCGTCGACGACGTCCGCCATGCGTTCGGAAGCCCGGGGTCCTCGGTCATCGACATGTACCCCGCCGAGCTCTTCACCGTGCGGGGGACCACAGCAATGACCAGTGACTTCGACTTTCACCTGCCGGTGGTACCCGATGGCACCGAGTCCCCGACGCTGCTGGTCAGCGCGAGTCGGGTCCTTCGAGGCGGACACCTCCTCCCCTGCGAACCCGGCGGCGTCGCGCAAGAACACGGCGATGGAGTGGACGTCGTACCGAGCATGACACAGTGGTCGGACTCCTCGTCGCTGTTCGACACAGCGCATAACATGCTCAGGTCGTGTACCAGCGCGATGAGCGACGCCGGCAGCAAGCTCAGCTGGAGGCAGCGGCCTCCGTGGGCCGATCGgtcatcgtcgtcttctccgCCTCGGAAGGTGCTTCCCAGCTACCTGCGGTTCTTGGTGCCGTTGTACCGGAAGGTTAGGGCGCTGCGGCCGGCCAGGACCAGGGTCGTCGCGCCGACAGCGCCGAGCGCGACGCTGGGGTCCACGGCCAGCGCCATTGAGTGGTGTCACGGCAATGCAAACGCGGCCATCGACGATGCCATCCTCTACTGCAAGAAATCCAGT GCACAAGACATACTGTGA